A segment of the Babesia microti strain RI chromosome II, complete genome genome:
attgatttattttaaGCGACTAGATTGTGATATTGGCTGGTCAGTTTACTCTAAATTCAGTACTTAGCACAAGAGTAACAATAATAGGGTGGATTGGCACTACATGGAAGAAATAGATGTATTTGATAAACTACCCTGGGCAGACGTTAGTAAAGTCCCAGATTACttctatgtaaataatctCACAGCAATAAAATGTAGAGTGCATCCCCTCGtcatatttacaattttggatgCATATTTGAGGAGGGAAGAGGGACATCAACAAGTTATAGGGACATTACTAGGTGTTGTATATGATAGTGGCTGTGTCGAAGTTACCGATTGTTTTGTAGACCGGTATACTTTAACTTCGGAAGGTTTTCTTCAGATTGTCAAAGAACATCATGAGGGAGTTTTTGAGCTGGCCCAAAAAATTAACCCCAAGGAACAAGTTGTCGGTTGGTTTTGCACTGGATCCAAATTAACAGAACTAACCTGCGCCGTCCATGGATGGTTTAAACAGTTTAGTTCTGTGTCTAAATTCTTTCCCCATTCGTCATTACCTGAACCCATTCATTTATTGGTGGATGCCGTAATGGACACCGGACATATTGCCATAAAAGTATATGTACAGCTGCCCGTGGCAATTGTTAAAGATGTGTGTTTTCATTTCCATGAAATCGCATTAGAGATACAAAAATCGTCTCCAAACAGTTCAGCCATTGCCGAGATGTTGAGGGCACTGGATCACAATAGGGATATCACTAAGAAACCATTTTACGATGCACTGGACAAAATGGAATTACTAATTGATAAATGCTGTGATTATGTTAAGGACGTTTTAGAGGAGAAGGTGGAACCGAACGAAGAAGTTGGAAGATATTTAACGAATGTAACTTCGTATGCATTGGTTGATATGGAGGATATGGACAACGTTTGTGAGGGGGTTTTGCAggataatttgataatttcgTCACTAAGCAATTTGGCAAATCtgcaatttaaattggCAGAGCGTCTAAATACTACCTTTTAACGATAAGAAGTGTTGTGAAATTTATGGAATAAATATAACGAgttttttatttttcactgattgttataattatgttcaaatttttgtttaaatcAATCTCTGTCGGTAGTtatattattgtaatttagTTTCGAGTATAAGTTATTTGCTAATTTTTACTTTATTGGCTAATTAAtcattaacaatttcagTATATTTAGAAGTAGATAATTATCTATTGATGAGTAGGTTTGATTTTTATGGTTCAGTATTTacttttaattgtataatatttatttatatcgaTAAATTCGCCAAATAAATCTTTGATCGGGCCTCTAGATGCTATTTCAGTGGTTGTTCtctatattatttaatttatccaatgaatttgataacaGCTagtctaaataataaataataaattgttttacataatttattacatacaTAATCATCAATTcaag
Coding sequences within it:
- a CDS encoding Eukaryotic translation initiation factor 3 subunit F (overlaps_old_locusTagID:BBM_II02365), encoding MEEIDVFDKLPWADVSKVPDYFYVNNLTAIKCRVHPLVIFTILDAYLRREEGHQQVIGTLLGVVYDSGCVEVTDCFVDRYTLTSEGFLQIVKEHHEGVFELAQKINPKEQVVGWFCTGSKLTELTCAVHGWFKQFSSVSKFFPHSSLPEPIHLLVDAVMDTGHIAIKVYVQLPVAIVKDVCFHFHEIALEIQKSSPNSSAIAEMLRALDHNRDITKKPFYDALDKMELLIDKCCDYVKDVLEEKVEPNEEVGRYLTNVTSYALVDMEDMDNVCEGVLQDNLIISSLSNLANLQFKLAERLNTTF